From a single Paenibacillus sp. FSL W8-0426 genomic region:
- a CDS encoding DUF2294 domain-containing protein, which yields MERLDSNESKKKMCQFYNEISKELFGFGTTLLRVTIDQNIVTFYAKHRRSPRSDALEGEAPGLKLEVDFRMSVLYKKKFRDKLEQQMGLPIEAVLRDYDASTQWAITNVILEQA from the coding sequence ATGGAACGACTGGACAGCAATGAAAGCAAGAAAAAAATGTGCCAGTTCTACAATGAAATTTCGAAGGAACTGTTCGGATTCGGGACGACTCTCCTGAGAGTGACGATCGATCAGAACATCGTGACCTTCTATGCCAAACACCGACGTTCGCCGCGCTCCGACGCCCTGGAAGGGGAGGCCCCCGGCTTGAAGCTGGAAGTGGACTTCCGTATGTCTGTTTTATATAAGAAAAAATTCAGGGACAAGTTGGAGCAGCAGATGGGGTTGCCAATTGAAGCTGTACTCAGGGATTATGATGCGTCCACGCAGTGGGCCATCACGAACGTGATTCTGGAGCAAGCATAG
- a CDS encoding nucleoside hydrolase, with amino-acid sequence MTNKLNVYFNHDGGVDDLVSLFMLLQMDNVHVTGVSVIPADGYLEPATDASRKIIDRFGSYEIEVSKSNSRGKNPFPAAWRLHSFYVDALPILNESGKMEAPLSTIPAHKHLIEKVRNTEGKTLLLFTGPLTDLARALDEAPDIEEKIEKLVWMGGTFEKGNVEEPEHDGTAEWNVFWDPEAAYRVWESSIQIDLVALESTNKVPLTPAVRKRWASERRYEGVDFIGNCYAGCPPLVYSETNSTYYLWDVLTTASVGREDIVKKKTVNCVVIPDGPSQGRTVEQADGRPVQLVYDTDPEAFFTYMTDLGKKAAPQRY; translated from the coding sequence ATGACCAACAAGTTGAATGTTTACTTTAACCATGACGGCGGCGTGGACGACCTCGTTTCGTTGTTTATGCTTTTGCAAATGGACAATGTACACGTAACCGGGGTATCGGTAATTCCGGCAGACGGATATCTGGAGCCGGCGACCGATGCGAGCCGCAAAATCATCGACCGTTTCGGTTCGTATGAGATCGAAGTTTCGAAATCCAATTCCAGAGGGAAAAACCCGTTCCCTGCGGCGTGGAGATTGCACTCATTTTATGTAGATGCATTGCCGATTCTGAACGAATCCGGAAAGATGGAAGCACCGCTGTCCACCATTCCTGCCCATAAACATTTGATTGAAAAAGTACGCAATACGGAAGGCAAGACGCTCCTGCTCTTTACCGGCCCGCTGACCGACCTGGCACGCGCTTTGGATGAAGCACCGGACATCGAAGAGAAAATCGAGAAGCTCGTATGGATGGGTGGCACATTCGAAAAAGGGAACGTCGAGGAGCCTGAACACGACGGCACCGCGGAATGGAACGTCTTCTGGGATCCGGAGGCAGCTTACCGCGTATGGGAGAGCAGCATCCAGATCGACCTGGTGGCACTGGAAAGTACGAACAAAGTGCCGCTGACGCCAGCCGTGCGCAAACGCTGGGCTTCCGAACGCCGCTATGAAGGCGTGGATTTCATCGGCAACTGTTATGCAGGATGTCCGCCGCTTGTGTACAGCGAGACGAACTCCACGTACTATCTGTGGGACGTGTTAACAACGGCTTCCGTGGGACGCGAAGATATCGTGAAGAAAAAAACGGTCAACTGCGTCGTGATTCCGGATGGTCCGAGCCAAGGCCGTACGGTAGAGCAAGCGGACGGACGTCCGGTACAGCTCGTCTATGACACGGACCCTGAAGCATTCTTCACATACATGACCGACCTGGGCAAAAAGGCTGCTCCGCAGCGTTATTAA
- a CDS encoding ABC transporter permease, whose amino-acid sequence MKKSVMYWLLLPGLVFLAAFMVIPIVLTIGSTFFQENRFTFEGYMQFFRDPYFLKILLTTLQVSVVTTLVCVVLGFPTAYYISQKAPRRKGILLALAIFPLLTSPVVRSFSWMIILGRKGLVNNTLVGLGIIDKPLDIMYTPAAMMIGLTHLFLPLMIISLVGVLENIDGDLLKAAQSLGASRFTAFRRVVFPLAVPGLVIGAVLVFVGSLTAYTTPALLGGKQRVIATFLYQNAMTLNDWYLASVIAAIMIVITFVVVGIMNKLAKTLNPKG is encoded by the coding sequence ATGAAAAAATCAGTTATGTACTGGCTGCTGCTGCCTGGTCTCGTTTTTCTGGCAGCCTTTATGGTCATACCGATTGTCCTGACGATCGGCTCGACCTTCTTTCAGGAAAACCGGTTTACGTTTGAAGGGTACATGCAATTTTTCAGAGACCCCTACTTTTTGAAAATTCTGCTTACGACGCTGCAGGTCAGCGTGGTCACCACCTTGGTATGCGTGGTGCTCGGATTCCCGACGGCATATTATATTTCGCAAAAAGCGCCTCGGCGCAAGGGCATTCTGCTTGCCCTCGCCATCTTTCCGTTGCTGACGAGCCCGGTCGTGCGTTCGTTCAGCTGGATGATCATTCTCGGCCGCAAAGGGCTCGTCAACAATACGCTGGTCGGTCTCGGCATCATCGACAAACCGCTGGATATCATGTATACGCCAGCCGCGATGATGATCGGTTTGACGCATCTGTTCCTGCCGCTCATGATCATTTCCCTGGTCGGCGTGCTGGAGAACATTGACGGCGATCTGCTCAAAGCGGCTCAGAGCTTGGGTGCCTCCCGTTTCACGGCATTCCGCCGGGTAGTCTTCCCGCTGGCGGTGCCCGGTCTCGTCATTGGTGCCGTGCTTGTCTTCGTGGGCAGCCTCACGGCATATACAACGCCGGCCCTGCTCGGCGGTAAGCAGCGGGTCATCGCAACGTTCCTGTATCAGAACGCGATGACGCTGAATGACTGGTATCTGGCCTCGGTCATTGCGGCGATCATGATTGTCATTACGTTTGTCGTCGTTGGCATCATGAACAAATTGGCCAAAACTTTAAATCCGAAGGGGTAA
- a CDS encoding ABC transporter ATP-binding protein, with the protein MSERPSNNARPAAGPRHPGPGPGMGMRPPGEKAKDFKGTMRRLIQYLKPHRYRLLGVLVTAILSTVFGIISPKVMAEGTDILAQGAIAIMTGIQGGGVDFPALMKVLYLLLGLYLFSAAFMYVQQYLMAGVAQRVVYDMREQISAKIGRLPLKYFDSRTHGETLSRATNDVDNISNTLQQSLAQFITSVVTVVGVIIMMLTISPWMTLITVLTLPLSMIVVIAVASRSQKHFAGQQKSLGELNGHVEEMYTGHKVVKAFGREEQSVAQFEKINEELYASGWKAQFISGIIMPLMSFVGNLGYVLICVVGGIFVTRGSISIGDILAFTQYSRQFTQPINQIANISNIIQSTIASAERVFELLDEEEEVPETSQPAQLKQPRGAVTFQGVNFGYKADAPLIRNMNIDVAPGQTVAIVGPTGAGKTTLINLLMRFYEIQDGRIAIDGVDIRDMERGQLRSMFGMVLQDTWLFNGTIRDNIAYGKEGATEDDIVRAAVAAHADHFIRTLPDGYDTVLNEDASNISQGQKQLLTIARAILANPSILILDEATSSVDTRTEVFIQKAMNDLMKDRTSFVIAHRLSTIRGADLILVMDHGNVIEQGNHEALMEKQGFYADLYNSQFAEEQPQAV; encoded by the coding sequence ATGAGTGAACGTCCATCGAACAACGCACGTCCTGCGGCAGGACCGAGGCATCCCGGTCCGGGTCCCGGCATGGGCATGCGTCCTCCGGGTGAAAAGGCCAAAGACTTCAAGGGTACGATGCGTCGGCTGATCCAATATCTTAAACCTCATCGCTACCGGCTTCTTGGCGTGCTCGTTACAGCGATTCTGAGCACCGTGTTCGGCATCATCAGCCCGAAGGTCATGGCGGAAGGAACGGATATTTTGGCCCAGGGCGCGATTGCGATTATGACAGGAATTCAGGGCGGTGGCGTTGATTTTCCAGCCTTGATGAAAGTATTGTATTTGCTGCTTGGTTTGTATCTGTTCAGTGCAGCCTTTATGTATGTTCAACAATATCTGATGGCTGGCGTCGCTCAACGAGTCGTGTACGATATGCGCGAACAGATTAGTGCAAAGATCGGCCGTTTGCCGCTCAAATACTTCGACTCCCGCACGCATGGGGAAACGTTGAGCCGTGCAACCAATGACGTGGACAACATCAGTAACACGCTTCAACAAAGTTTGGCCCAGTTCATTACATCGGTTGTGACGGTGGTCGGCGTCATTATCATGATGCTGACGATCAGCCCATGGATGACGTTGATCACGGTACTGACGCTGCCGCTGAGCATGATCGTGGTCATTGCGGTGGCGTCCCGTTCCCAGAAACACTTTGCCGGCCAGCAAAAATCGCTCGGCGAATTGAATGGCCATGTAGAGGAAATGTACACAGGACATAAAGTCGTCAAAGCGTTCGGACGGGAAGAGCAGTCTGTGGCGCAGTTCGAAAAAATCAATGAAGAATTGTACGCTTCCGGTTGGAAGGCTCAGTTCATTTCGGGTATCATCATGCCGCTCATGAGTTTTGTAGGTAACCTGGGATATGTATTGATCTGTGTGGTGGGCGGCATTTTCGTCACCCGCGGTTCGATTTCCATCGGGGACATTTTGGCCTTTACGCAATATTCGCGACAATTCACGCAGCCGATCAACCAGATCGCGAACATCTCGAACATCATCCAATCCACGATTGCTTCGGCAGAGCGGGTGTTCGAGCTGTTGGACGAAGAGGAAGAGGTTCCGGAAACCAGCCAACCTGCGCAGCTGAAACAGCCTAGAGGCGCGGTCACGTTCCAGGGCGTGAACTTCGGCTACAAAGCCGATGCGCCGCTCATCCGCAACATGAACATCGATGTCGCGCCAGGGCAGACGGTGGCCATCGTGGGACCGACCGGCGCCGGGAAAACGACGCTGATCAATCTCCTGATGCGTTTCTACGAAATCCAGGATGGGCGCATCGCTATTGACGGCGTGGACATTCGCGACATGGAACGCGGCCAGCTGCGCAGCATGTTCGGCATGGTGCTTCAGGATACGTGGCTGTTCAACGGCACGATCCGTGACAACATTGCCTACGGCAAAGAGGGAGCCACGGAAGACGATATTGTGCGTGCCGCGGTTGCCGCGCATGCCGACCACTTTATCCGCACGCTGCCGGATGGATATGACACGGTGCTGAACGAGGACGCATCGAACATCTCCCAAGGGCAGAAACAGCTGCTGACCATTGCAAGAGCGATTCTCGCGAATCCGTCCATCCTGATTCTGGACGAAGCAACGAGCAGCGTCGATACGCGCACCGAGGTATTCATCCAGAAAGCGATGAACGATCTGATGAAGGACCGCACCAGCTTTGTCATTGCCCACCGTTTGTCTACGATTCGCGGAGCGGACCTGATTCTGGTGATGGACCACGGGAACGTGATCGAGCAGGGCAACCACGAAGCGTTGATGGAAAAACAGGGCTTCTACGCCGATCTGTACAACAGCCAGTTTGCGGAGGAACAACCGCAAGCGGTGTAG
- a CDS encoding TetR/AcrR family transcriptional regulator, which yields MSKKSNPARTPGRPKANAEQASARTKILATASRLFMEYGYEPVSLQQIASLCGVTKASIYYHFSSKPGLFTVAITHMMAMGMEQTALRLDAPGTLRERLESIAEAKMQRSHVDTETMMREAETYLDPDQLQQIREAETRIFQVLATHFEREMQIGYLRRSNPLLLAQAFTSLLMLANREDVRSMHENIADLARELVNLFLEGAAQQA from the coding sequence ATGAGCAAAAAATCAAATCCTGCCCGTACGCCGGGCAGGCCAAAGGCAAATGCGGAACAGGCATCTGCCCGCACGAAAATATTGGCGACTGCGTCCCGGTTGTTTATGGAATACGGCTATGAACCGGTCTCTTTACAACAGATCGCATCCTTATGCGGCGTGACGAAAGCGTCGATCTATTACCATTTCTCCAGCAAACCCGGCCTGTTCACCGTGGCCATCACCCATATGATGGCCATGGGCATGGAGCAGACCGCCCTTCGACTGGATGCTCCCGGTACGCTGCGTGAACGGCTGGAAAGCATCGCTGAAGCCAAAATGCAGCGCTCCCATGTCGATACGGAAACGATGATGCGAGAGGCGGAAACGTACCTCGATCCGGACCAACTGCAGCAAATCCGCGAGGCCGAAACGCGCATTTTCCAAGTGCTGGCCACCCACTTTGAGCGGGAAATGCAGATCGGTTATTTGCGCCGGAGCAATCCGCTGCTGCTGGCACAGGCTTTTACCTCCCTGCTGATGCTGGCCAACCGCGAGGACGTTCGCAGCATGCACGAGAATATTGCCGACCTGGCACGGGAGCTGGTGAACCTGTTTCTGGAGGGAGCCGCTCAACAAGCGTGA
- a CDS encoding MMPL family transporter: MQEGSGYGRFVAGKRSKWITLVVWIVVAVLLGVIWPAVGDRETNNAQDLDESKPSVQAAAVAGREFPGGQGLPALIVWHQAGGLTDRQIEQIQALTERLDQDPVEQQQTVVPLYQLPPQAIKGQLSEDGSTLVMPLFFNETADSGQLKEGIKGLERKTEDIFGSNPFTVAVDDSNGTLSARVTGPVGISIDASGLFASADVSLLIATVLLVLVLLLLIYRSPVLAIIPIIAVGFAYMVTSPILGFMADKGWITVDAQSISIMTVLLFGAGTDYCLFLISRFRQILYHEPDKRKALFQAITGSSGAIAMSGFTVVAALLVLLLAEYGAYQRFAVPFSLSIFIMFIASLTLVPALLAIFGRGSFYPFVPRTHEMEAERARKKGKPAPAPRKIRESWIGRTVITKPWTVLIVTLVLLGGLASFSSQIKFTYDLLSSFPEDVPSREGFTIIGEQFSQGELAPAKVIVDAGGKNTELKQRLEALDYVSKVGEPQQGAENANMTGYDVEFNLNPYSMEAMQHIPDLRATAEQALTDAGVDGSSSRVWIHGQTAEQYDIETAGERDARIIIPVVIGMITLLLLLYLRSVVATAYLILTVVLSYFSALGLGWLIIHYGLGADAIQGAIPLYSFVFLVALGEDYNIFMISSIWQKRKTMPLRQAIKEGVGETGSVITSAGLILAGTFAVLATLPIQVLVQFGIITAAGVLLDTFLVRPFLVPAITTLLGKWSFWPGRYVPVPEKAREKQTESV; the protein is encoded by the coding sequence ATGCAGGAAGGTTCAGGCTACGGCCGTTTTGTTGCGGGCAAACGAAGTAAATGGATCACCTTGGTGGTATGGATTGTTGTAGCTGTGCTGCTAGGGGTTATATGGCCGGCAGTAGGCGATCGTGAAACAAACAACGCACAGGATCTGGACGAATCGAAGCCTTCGGTGCAGGCAGCTGCCGTTGCCGGGCGGGAATTTCCGGGCGGGCAAGGACTGCCCGCATTGATTGTGTGGCATCAAGCCGGCGGCCTGACGGATCGGCAGATTGAACAGATTCAGGCATTGACCGAGCGGCTGGACCAGGACCCGGTGGAACAGCAGCAAACCGTCGTTCCGCTGTATCAACTGCCGCCGCAGGCGATCAAAGGGCAGTTGTCTGAAGACGGCAGCACACTCGTAATGCCGCTGTTTTTCAATGAGACGGCAGACTCCGGTCAGCTCAAGGAAGGCATTAAAGGGCTGGAACGGAAAACCGAGGATATTTTCGGCAGCAACCCATTCACGGTGGCCGTTGACGATTCGAATGGAACGCTGAGTGCACGCGTGACCGGCCCGGTTGGCATCTCGATCGATGCGAGCGGCCTGTTTGCGTCGGCGGACGTGTCGCTGCTCATCGCTACGGTACTTCTTGTGCTCGTGCTGCTGCTTCTGATCTACCGTTCGCCAGTGCTCGCGATCATTCCGATTATTGCGGTAGGTTTCGCCTATATGGTAACCAGCCCGATTTTGGGCTTCATGGCCGACAAAGGCTGGATTACGGTGGACGCGCAGTCCATCTCGATCATGACCGTGCTGCTGTTCGGCGCAGGTACGGATTATTGTCTGTTCCTCATTTCAAGGTTCCGCCAAATCCTGTATCATGAACCGGACAAACGAAAAGCACTCTTCCAAGCCATCACCGGTTCTTCCGGCGCGATTGCGATGAGCGGGTTCACGGTTGTGGCGGCGCTGCTGGTGCTGCTGTTGGCCGAATACGGGGCATACCAACGTTTTGCCGTTCCTTTCAGTCTGTCCATCTTCATTATGTTTATCGCAAGTCTGACGCTGGTACCGGCGCTGCTGGCCATCTTTGGGCGGGGTTCGTTCTATCCGTTCGTTCCGCGCACGCATGAGATGGAGGCCGAACGGGCCCGCAAAAAAGGCAAACCGGCTCCAGCACCGCGCAAAATCCGGGAAAGCTGGATCGGCCGCACAGTGATCACGAAGCCTTGGACGGTTCTGATCGTCACACTGGTGCTCCTGGGGGGGCTTGCATCCTTCTCCAGTCAAATCAAATTCACGTATGACTTGTTGTCCTCCTTCCCGGAAGACGTGCCTTCCCGCGAAGGTTTTACGATCATCGGCGAACAATTTTCGCAAGGGGAGCTTGCTCCGGCGAAGGTGATCGTCGATGCCGGAGGCAAAAATACGGAATTGAAGCAGCGGCTGGAGGCCCTTGATTATGTGAGCAAGGTTGGCGAACCGCAGCAAGGGGCCGAGAACGCCAACATGACGGGGTACGACGTCGAATTCAATCTGAATCCGTATTCGATGGAAGCCATGCAGCATATTCCGGATCTCCGGGCAACTGCGGAACAGGCACTGACCGACGCCGGAGTCGACGGTTCGTCCAGCCGCGTATGGATCCACGGCCAGACGGCAGAGCAATATGACATCGAAACGGCCGGTGAACGCGATGCACGCATCATCATTCCGGTCGTCATTGGCATGATTACGCTGTTGCTGCTGTTATACCTGCGTTCAGTCGTGGCTACGGCGTACCTGATCCTGACGGTGGTTCTGTCCTATTTCTCGGCCCTGGGGCTGGGCTGGCTAATCATTCATTACGGCCTAGGCGCAGATGCCATTCAGGGCGCAATCCCGCTGTATTCGTTCGTTTTCCTGGTGGCGCTCGGCGAGGACTACAACATTTTCATGATTTCGAGCATCTGGCAAAAACGCAAAACGATGCCTCTTCGCCAGGCGATCAAGGAAGGCGTGGGAGAGACCGGGTCAGTGATCACGTCCGCCGGGCTTATTCTGGCCGGCACGTTTGCCGTGCTTGCAACGCTTCCGATTCAGGTGCTGGTGCAGTTCGGCATCATTACCGCAGCGGGCGTGCTGCTGGATACGTTCCTCGTAAGGCCTTTCCTGGTCCCTGCGATTACGACGCTGCTCGGCAAATGGTCCTTCTGGCCCGGCAGGTACGTTCCCGTACCCGAGAAAGCACGAGAGAAGCAGACCGAGTCCGTCTAA
- a CDS encoding ABC transporter substrate-binding protein has translation MRKTWVSGLVAAAMTSVLLAGCGSNADNAEGSSNGGAAPTKLVISTWGFSEDFFNEEVFGPFEKEHNVDIVLEVGNNAERLNKIRQGTSDVDVIYLSDYYAQQGIDEGLFEKIDRSKIPNINDIYDMAKAPLGEDYGPAYTIGQLGIAYNPDLVSKEVTSWNDLWDPAFANNVTIPNITATAGPMVLDAASRIASNQTFNEDAAFAKLKELSGNVVKFYTQTSEFVNMFSQEEIAGGPIMEMYFKDLKAAVPNAKFVTPSEGGYAVMNTINVVKGSKNKELAEEFINWQLSQDVQAKSAKAKVDSPVNTKVELTAEEAEGVTYGADVVEKLNKLDMEFVNKQAKTWTDRWNREIAQ, from the coding sequence ATGAGGAAAACATGGGTAAGCGGTTTGGTAGCAGCAGCGATGACATCGGTATTGCTGGCAGGATGCGGAAGCAACGCGGATAACGCGGAAGGCTCAAGCAATGGCGGCGCGGCGCCGACCAAGCTCGTGATCTCCACGTGGGGATTTTCGGAAGATTTCTTTAATGAAGAAGTATTCGGTCCATTCGAAAAAGAGCACAATGTGGACATCGTGTTGGAAGTCGGCAACAATGCCGAACGCTTGAACAAAATTCGCCAGGGCACATCGGATGTCGACGTGATCTACTTGTCGGACTACTATGCGCAGCAAGGGATTGACGAAGGTTTGTTCGAAAAAATCGACCGTTCCAAAATTCCGAACATTAACGATATTTACGATATGGCCAAAGCACCGCTTGGCGAAGATTACGGCCCTGCCTACACGATCGGACAATTGGGCATCGCCTACAACCCGGACCTGGTATCCAAAGAAGTCACGTCTTGGAACGATCTGTGGGACCCGGCATTCGCAAACAACGTGACGATCCCGAACATTACGGCAACGGCCGGACCGATGGTGCTGGATGCGGCATCCCGCATTGCAAGCAACCAAACGTTCAATGAAGATGCGGCATTCGCCAAACTGAAAGAACTGAGCGGAAATGTAGTTAAGTTCTACACCCAAACGTCGGAGTTCGTGAACATGTTCTCGCAAGAAGAAATCGCCGGCGGACCGATCATGGAAATGTACTTCAAAGATCTGAAAGCAGCCGTGCCAAACGCGAAATTCGTAACGCCTAGCGAAGGCGGATATGCCGTTATGAATACGATCAATGTGGTCAAAGGCAGCAAAAACAAAGAGCTCGCCGAAGAGTTCATCAACTGGCAGCTCAGCCAAGACGTGCAGGCCAAATCGGCCAAAGCCAAAGTCGATTCCCCGGTAAACACCAAGGTCGAGTTGACGGCGGAAGAAGCGGAAGGCGTAACATACGGCGCGGACGTCGTAGAGAAGCTGAACAAGCTGGATATGGAATTCGTCAACAAACAGGCAAAAACATGGACAGATCGCTGGAATCGCGAAATCGCGCAATAA
- a CDS encoding nucleoside hydrolase: MNETTKRMILDVDTGIDDALAILLAVKSRRFDMLGITTVCGNVSLAQATENTCKVLELVDGTDIPVIPGAAGPLTRQSHYEHRVHGQDGLGGALPDPARSKRAEEGFGPDFIIEQVKRYPGEVTLIMTAPLTNLALALAKCPELPSLVKEVIFMGGVVRGHGNITPTAEYNTYADPEAARIVLHAGFEKLTQVGLDVTRQTLLNEEAIGRLTDPVLRSYVAQSTEIYIRRYEQMNGVRACALHDPLAVGVALAPELVERKSYYVDVETASRLCDGQMVCDFQNRLGQKPNTLVCEAVDAEAFLELFIGALNA, translated from the coding sequence ATGAATGAAACGACAAAACGCATGATTTTGGACGTGGACACCGGCATCGACGACGCCCTTGCCATTTTGCTGGCAGTCAAAAGCCGCCGCTTCGATATGCTCGGCATCACAACGGTCTGTGGGAACGTATCGCTTGCGCAGGCCACGGAGAATACGTGCAAAGTGCTGGAGCTGGTGGATGGAACGGATATTCCGGTCATCCCCGGGGCTGCGGGTCCATTGACCCGCCAGTCTCATTACGAACATCGCGTGCACGGCCAGGACGGGCTTGGCGGAGCTTTGCCCGATCCGGCGCGCTCGAAGCGTGCAGAAGAAGGCTTTGGACCGGATTTTATCATTGAACAGGTGAAACGTTACCCTGGCGAAGTGACGCTGATTATGACGGCGCCGCTGACGAATCTGGCCCTTGCGCTGGCCAAATGCCCGGAGCTGCCGTCCCTCGTCAAGGAAGTCATCTTTATGGGCGGCGTGGTGCGCGGACACGGAAACATTACCCCGACGGCCGAGTACAACACGTACGCTGATCCTGAAGCGGCACGCATCGTGCTGCATGCAGGATTCGAGAAGCTGACGCAGGTCGGACTGGACGTTACGCGCCAGACGCTGCTGAATGAAGAAGCGATTGGGCGGTTGACCGATCCGGTACTGCGCAGTTATGTGGCTCAGAGCACCGAAATATATATCCGGCGTTATGAGCAAATGAACGGCGTACGCGCGTGCGCTCTTCATGATCCTCTGGCGGTGGGCGTGGCGCTCGCACCGGAGCTTGTGGAACGCAAGTCGTACTACGTGGACGTGGAAACGGCGAGCCGTCTGTGCGATGGCCAAATGGTCTGCGACTTCCAGAACCGTCTCGGTCAAAAGCCGAACACGTTGGTGTGTGAAGCCGTCGACGCCGAAGCGTTCCTGGAACTGTTTATCGGCGCACTTAATGCGTAG
- a CDS encoding GNAT family protein — protein MTDTKPTKARIPRLLETERIYLRLFEPTDVDAYFPSLFDEEMRRLTGTQGSFTHQQVERFVEEASQDSSRIMLLICLQDTDEMIGEIALMDMHAKNRSGHIRIAIDSAAHQGKGYGTEAMKLLLDYGFGICNLHRIELEVYAFNDRAIRTYEKLGFKREGVRRDVLFYNHRYHDAILMSMLEEEFRERYVRA, from the coding sequence ATGACCGATACAAAACCAACGAAAGCGCGCATTCCACGTCTGCTTGAGACGGAGCGCATCTATCTGCGTCTATTTGAACCGACCGATGTGGATGCGTATTTCCCTAGTCTGTTCGACGAGGAAATGCGCAGGCTGACCGGCACGCAGGGCAGCTTTACCCATCAGCAGGTGGAACGATTCGTGGAGGAGGCTTCGCAGGACAGCTCCCGAATCATGCTGCTCATCTGCCTGCAGGATACCGACGAAATGATCGGCGAGATCGCCTTGATGGATATGCATGCCAAAAACCGAAGCGGCCACATCCGCATCGCCATCGACAGTGCGGCGCATCAGGGCAAAGGCTACGGGACCGAAGCCATGAAGCTCCTGCTGGACTACGGCTTCGGCATCTGCAATCTGCACCGGATCGAGCTTGAAGTTTATGCGTTCAACGATCGGGCTATTCGTACGTATGAGAAGCTCGGTTTTAAGCGCGAGGGCGTGAGAAGGGATGTGCTGTTCTACAATCATCGGTATCACGACGCCATTCTGATGAGCATGTTGGAAGAAGAGTTCCGCGAACGCTATGTACGTGCCTAA
- a CDS encoding DUF3105 domain-containing protein produces MDHNMNDMQMMQMNHEAATISYLWLMIGGIALLLAIAAYVWAFRIKGSVMAHSKKQERAAIKKKSRSIRLAAHITLAASLILMGVYALQGANTKYDVSDLDANADIEVTNDAYYGAEHTEDPISYEMNIPTSGPHNPHDIKFGFYTDFPGYPYLVHNLEHGDIIIYYREDASEMIKEHLKYFANFRKAGSGILAVPNQDIPEGSEFVVTAWTKTMNLPAYDEAKIGTFINRYINQGPEKIPPSVRQGGGTM; encoded by the coding sequence ATGGACCATAACATGAATGACATGCAAATGATGCAGATGAACCATGAAGCCGCCACCATCTCCTACCTGTGGCTGATGATCGGGGGCATAGCCTTGCTGCTGGCTATCGCAGCCTACGTTTGGGCGTTTCGAATCAAAGGCTCCGTAATGGCGCATTCCAAGAAACAGGAGCGGGCAGCGATTAAGAAAAAAAGCCGTTCCATCCGACTGGCAGCCCATATTACACTGGCGGCATCGCTAATTTTGATGGGGGTATACGCTCTTCAAGGAGCGAATACGAAATACGACGTTTCCGATCTGGACGCAAACGCCGATATCGAAGTCACTAACGATGCTTATTATGGCGCAGAGCATACGGAAGATCCTATTTCATACGAGATGAACATACCCACTTCGGGACCGCACAATCCTCATGACATCAAGTTTGGATTCTATACCGATTTTCCGGGGTATCCTTATCTCGTCCATAATCTGGAGCATGGGGATATCATTATTTATTACCGTGAAGACGCAAGCGAGATGATCAAGGAACATCTCAAATATTTCGCCAACTTCCGCAAGGCTGGTTCCGGCATTCTCGCCGTGCCCAACCAAGATATTCCGGAAGGGAGCGAGTTCGTCGTCACCGCCTGGACCAAAACGATGAACTTGCCCGCATATGACGAAGCCAAAATCGGCACGTTCATTAACCGCTATATCAACCAGGGACCGGAGAAAATCCCCCCTTCCGTTCGGCAAGGCGGCGGAACCATGTAA